In Camelina sativa cultivar DH55 chromosome 17, Cs, whole genome shotgun sequence, the genomic stretch CAGTAAGAAGAGAAATCTCAGTTAGAGATGCTGAGCATTTCCACCACTTTAGAGATGGACAATGTTCATGCGGAGGTTANNNNNNNNNNNNNNNNNNNNNNNNNNNNNNNNNNNNNNNNNNNNNNNNNNNNNNNNNNNNNNNNNNNNNNNNNNNNNNNNNNNNNNNNNNNNNNNNNNNNNNNNNNNNNNNNNNNNNNNNNNNNNNNNNNNNNNNNNNNNNNNNNNNNNNNNNNNNNNNNNNNNNNNNNNNNNNNNNNNNNNNNNNNNNNNNNNNNNNNNNNNNNNNNNNNNNNNNNNNNNNNNNNNNNNNNNNNNNNNNNNNNNNNNNNNNNNNNNNNNNNNNNNNNNNNNNNNNNNNNNNNNNNNNNNNNNNNNNNNNNNNNNNNNNNNNNNNNNNNNNNNNNNNNNNNNNNNNNNNNNNNNNNNNNNNNNNNNNNNNNNNNNNNNNNNNNNNNNNNGATGCTGAGCATTTCCACCACTTTAGAGATGGACAATGTTCATGCGGACGttagaaacaaaagaaggaatACACACATTGTTATGGTATTACACAGGAAATCCGGATTACGTTTGGCTTTGTTTTGTCTGTAACACATCTTATAAGATAGGAACTGCTCTGTATGTAACATTTAGTTAGAGGATTCAATCTAAATCCAGTGTTGTTGATcatcctttttatttatatcaataCGGCAttacaaaaaaggaaagaatagtataactataaacaaaaaatatattttcttattgttacAACAAATAGAATGCAAAAACTTGTCTATCGTTTTTGGAAATTGAAACTCTTGATTCCAACAGCAAAGATAACGGCAAAGAGCAAAGGGAAGATAACGTTCATGGCGGCGACCACTCCCAAGAAACCTTCTCTGTATCCATAGAAATCTTTAATGAACTGCTTCACAGTAGTACCATCAGCCATTGGCTCCGTAATATCACCGAACTGTGATGCGATTAATCCATACAATGTCCATGCAACTGGGCAAAGCCAGTAGTACCATTCCCACCATACTGGCATACTCTGTTTTCATTAAAAAGTTAGGGGTCAAAACgtaatattaaaataagtttgtggactatattgaaattaaataataaggGTGGAGACTTACGGGACGAGGGATGAGGAAGCCGGAGAAGAGATTCCAAATGCCGTAGAAAGCGGAGGAGACGACGGAGGCGATGTGGTGGTTCGGAGTCATAGCCACAGCCATCATACCGTAGAAGGTGAATGTTAAGAATGATCCGTACATAAAGAAGAGGTACCAGAAGAACTTCACCGCCGTCCACTCGAACCCTATCATAGCGTACACGATGAGACCGTACACCACTGCTTGCACGAAGACGTATGGTATCTCAATGAAAACCTGATAAACACGAATGTTAGGGATTTTGGGTTGGAAATAAAAATGTGAACTTTATCACTGTCGGAtggattttgtttgtatttacCTGAGCGAAAGCATAAGGCATGGCGGAGTACATTCCGGCGGCTTGTTCTCTGTAAAAGACTGTTCTTTCAACGTTGACGACCGGTTGCACTGAAGCTGCGTTTTGTAACCCGAGGAAGAGAACAGCTGTGTACATTGAACCCATTGCATTGGATAAGTCCTGTGTTGTTTTCCTGCAagatgaaaaaaattcaaattatgtcAGTCTTGAAGCCTAGCCAGCATCAAGGTTTGTGTTATGGGAACGTTTTCGCTTACGTTTTGCCTCCAAGGTCCCAGAACATTGTGCCGAACATGAGAGCAATGCCAATTGTGAAGAGGAATCTGACGGCCGTGTAAGGAGGGTTTCTCCAGTAGGACCAGTGTTGTTTCCATAGAGAAGCCATACATTGTGTCCAGAACGATTGAGAGTATTGTGTTGGGAAATACAGATCTTTTGATCCTGGAGCTGGCTGGCTTAGCTCCTTGATAAGCTCCTTGTTTCTCCTATTAAGAGAGAAAGTTATTGGTGAGTTCAAAATCTTGCTGTTAAATGTGTGGTTCGACTTCAACATGACTGTGAAAATGTACTTACTTGTAAAGGTCTGAATTTTTGTAGAGTTGGGCGAAGTCGACTCCTAAAGCCGCTTCTTGAGATGTGTTTGAGACTTCAAGCATCCAGGTTGCTGGGTTGTACCCTTCTGTGATCTTGCTGATTCCTTGAATACTCTGTTGCAAAGTCAAGAATACATATTCAGTCCATGTTTGCTTCTCTTCCAAAACAAATTGTATCTAAGTAGTTTTATTACCTCGAAGTAGTTGATCAAATGGGTTGATTCGTGGCCAAGAGGTCCAACGTAGATTTCCTCACCTCCGCGCTTCAGCAAAAATAACTGCATAGCAAACCATGTTAACAAATGGTTGAAAGTTCTTTTTCAGATTCGtgttgaatgtaatttttaatacCTCATCGAAGGCTTCAAAGATGTCAATGCTAGGTTGGTGAATGGTGCAGACGACGGTTCTGCCTGTGTCGACCGTGTTCCTCACAGTCCTCATAACNNNNNNNGGTTGCACTGAAGCTGCGTTTTGTAACCCGAGGAAGAGAACAGCTGTGTACATTGAACCCATTGCATTGGATAAGTCCTGTGTTGTTTTCCTGCAagatgaaaaaaattcaaattatgtcAGTCTTGAAGCCTAGCCAGCATCAAGGTTTGTGTTATGGGAACGTTTTCGCTTACGTTTTGCCTCCAAGGTCCCAGAACATTGTGCCGAACATGAGAGCAATGCCAATTGTGAAGAGGAATCTGACGGCCGTGTAAGGAGGGTTTCTCCAGTAGGACCAGTGTTGTTTCCATAGAGAAGCCATACATTGTGTCCAGAACGATTGAGAGTATTGTGTTGGGAAATACAGATCTTTTGATCCTGGAGCTGGCTGGCTTAGCTCCTTGATAAGCTCCTTGTTTCTCCTATTAAGAGAGAAAGTTATTGGTGAGTTCAAAATCTTGCTGTTAAATGTGTGGTTCGACTTCAACATGACTGTGAAAATGTACTTACTTGTAAAGGTCTGAATTTTTGTAGAGTTGGGCGAAGTCGACTCCTAAAGCCGCTTCTTGAGATGTGTTTGAGACTTCAAGCATCCAGGTTGCTGGGTTGTACCCTTCTGTGATCTTGCTGATTCCTTGAATACTCTGTTGCAAAGTCAAGAATACATATTCAGTCCATGTTTGCTTCTCTTCCAAAACAAATTGTATCTAAGTAGTTTTATTACCTCGAAGTAGTTGATCAAATGGGTTGATTCGTGGCCAAGAGGTCCAACGTAGATTTCCTCACCTCCGCGCTTCAGCAAAAATAACTGCATAGCAAACCATGTTAACAAATGGTTGAAAGTTCTTTTTCAGATTCGtgttgaatgtaatttttaatacCTCATCGAAGGCTTCAAAGATGTCAATGCTAGGTTGGTGAATGGTGCAGACGACGGTTCTGCCTGTGTCGACCGTGTTCCTCACAGTCCTCATAACGATGGCAGCAGCTCGTGCATCCAATCCTGAAGTAGGTTCATCCATGAAGATGATGGAAGGGTTTGCAACCAGCTCCACCGCAATGGTCAGTCTCTTTCGTTGCTCTGTTGACAAACCGCTCTCACCAGGTAGTCCAACCAGTGCTTGCCTAAGCGGTGTTAACTCCACCAGCTCCATCACTTCATCTATGAACATCTGTACCAAAACAAGAGAGAACATTGTTAGTATAATTTCAATTTCCTCATTTTACTTCTGGAAATGATAATGTCTCTGGGATAACCTTTCTCTTGTTTGAATCAACTTCTTTAGGTAATCGGAGCCAGGCTGAGTAAACCAAGGACTCGTAAACAGTGACATGTGGGGAATGAATATCAGTTTGTTCACAGTATCCTGAGATACGGGCAAATGTTTGTTGATTCTTAGGATAACCGGAAATGGTGATGTTTCCATCAATATAACCACCGGTTTTTCTTCCGGCCAGAANNNNNNNNNNNNNNNNNNNNNNNNNNNNNNNNNNNNNNNNNNNNNNNNNNNNNNNNNNNNNNNNNNNNNNNNNNNNNNNNNNNNNNNNNNNNNNNNNNNNNNNNNNNNNNNNNNNNNNNNNNNNNNNNNNNNNNNNNNNNNNNNNNNNNNNNNNNNNNNNNNNNNNNNNNNNNNNNNNNNNNNNNNNNNNNNNNNNNNNNNNNNNNNNNNNNNNNNNNNNNNNNNNNNNNNNNNNNNNNNNNNNNNNNNNNNNNNNNNNNNNNNNNNNNNNNNNNNNNNNNNNNNNNNNNNNNNNNNNNNNNNNNNNNNNNNNNNNNNNNNNNNNNNNNNNNNNNNNNNNNNNNNNNNNNNNNNNNNNNNNNNNNNNNNNNNNNNNNNNNNNNNNNNNNNNNNNNNNNNNNNNNNNNNNNNNNNNNNNNNNNNNNNNNNNNNNNNNNNNNNNNNNNNNNNNNNNNNNNNNNNNNNNNNNNNNNNNNNNNNNNNNNNNNNNNNNNNNNNNNNNNNNNNNNNNNNNNNNNNNNNNNNNNNNNNNNNNNNNNNNNNNNNNNNNNNNNNNNNNNNNNNNNNNNNNNNNNNNNNNNNNNNNNNNNNNNNNNNNNNNNNNNNNNNNNNNNNNNNNNNNNNNNNNNNNNNNNNNNNNNNNNNNNNNNNNNNNNNNNNNNNNNNNNNNNNNNNNNNNNNNNNNNNNNNNNNNNNNNNNNNNNNNNNNNNNNNNNNNNNNNNNNNNNNNNNNNNNNNNNNNNNNNNNNNNNNNNNNNNNNNNNNNNNNNNNNNNNNNNNNNNNNNNNNNNNNNNNNNNNNNNNNNNNNNNNNNNNNNNNNNNNNNNNNNNNNNNNNNNNNNNNNNNNNNNNNNNNNNNNNNNNNNNNNNNNNNNNNNNNNNNNNNNNNNNNNNNNNNNNNNNNNNNNNNNNNNNNNNNNNNNNNNNNNNNNNNNNNNNNNNNNNNNNNNNNNNNNNNNNNNNNNNNNNNNNNNNNNNNNNNNNNNNNNNNNNNNNNNNNNNNNNNNNNNNNNNNNNNNNNNNNNNNNNNNNNNNNNNNNNNNNNNNNNNNNNNNNNNNNNNNNNNNNNNNNNNNNNNNNNNNNNNNNNNNNNNNNNNNNNNNNNNNNNNNNNNNNNNACACCCATGAGAGCCGTGAGCACGCCTGGCCTGAATGCACCATTCACACCTTTCAACAGGACAAGTTTGTCTTCTTGTGTGCCTTGCTCTATCATTTCCTGTGCATAAAATCACAAGATAAAGATTAGTAGGAAGTTTCTTGCATTACTGATATAGAACCCTCGAGCAAGGATATTACCTGGGGCATGTCAACTGAGTATACAACATTGTCAAAGGTAATTGAATGTGGCTCAAATGGTAGCACCATTCCTCTTTTCTTATTGGCACCGACTTCAGCTATACCGTTTGTCCTAGCAGACTGAAGTTCTGTCTCGTTTCCATCACTCGCAGGGTCTTCTGCCATAACAGCTTGAGGCTTTCCCAGGGCTGTACGTAAAGAAAGTTCACAGAGTTTGAGATAAATAGCTTTTGTACCAGAAGATGTGAGCAAGCAAAATAGAGTAATTTACATACAGTTCAAAAACGTCAGAGCAACCGTGAAACCAAAGTTGAACAATATGACGAATCCAAGTAAGGCTCCAGTTCCAATCCAGTACCAGTATGCATGGGGTAAGAACCCACGAGACTTGAGGACAGTAACTCCAAGTGTTTCGCTTGAGTTTGCGACAGCCTGTAATACAATCAACGTATCAGTCCTGTCTAAAAGAAATTCCAAAACCATGGAAAAAGTATTCCGAATCTAAAGAGGACAGGGGACGAGGGGAGGGTGATACTTACTCGACTCCAGCTGTGTCCGAAGAATTCGTTGGCCATGAGCGCGTTCTGTCCATACATGATTGGGGAGATCCAGTAACCCCATATCCACCACTTCTTAATGTCCTCTGTTTTGATCAGGTTAATGGAAAAACAATGATAAGCTTTTGATATGAGTATATGAGAAACTGGGCACAAACGTATGTGCAGAACTCATACCTCGTGCAAGTACCACACCACCCAAGGCAAAGAAGACGAGCATCGCAAATGCACCAAATGTGTTTGCTACGATCATGTTTCTTCCCAATGCTGCCACCATTTTAAACAATCCAGAAGCCATCTGGTTCATGAGCACGAGCAGAATATACTGCTTAAACAGCCTACAAGAAATCAGAAGAACTATTAGCAGCTCATCCATAAGTATCCAAAGTTGTCATGTTTACTTGTTTGGTGTATGTATCTGTACCTTCCAATGTTGGGATCAAAGCCGATGACGTAGTAAGTGATGAATGTTGTGAGAGCGGCTTCAATAAAGCTTATAGGGATCTTGAGGAGCCAAGGAGGCAGAGAGTATACCCATGCAGGGTAGAAGAGAAGATCTCTTTGTTTGTAAAACACAGGAAGTTTTGCAATGGTCATTGAAAGTTCAGACATTCCATTGAACATGAGCATCATAAGGACGAAGAACAAGGCTCCCGTGTAAAGACTCCCATCCACCACAGTCTTCTTTTGCAGCTCCGTCCGAAAGAAAAGCGTCATAGTCAAGAATGCCATGACCAGTAGCTGTAAACACATGGAAGCAACAACATTTCCATAAGTCTGTCTTGGAGACAAGGAAATTTTATTTCAAGACGTGTGATCACTTACTTGTCCAAATTTGAAGTAGTAAACAAAGGAGTTTCTTTTCATGAGTAAGTATTCTCTGGAGAAGCTTGTCTTGAGAAGTTCTTTTATTCCAACTCCATACTTCTTGGTGGTTAGAGCAGCCGGATGGCTCTTTTTCTTGTCAAAGGGCAAAGCGAGCTCATCTCCGATTCTCCGCCCAACGTGGAATGATTGAAACGCCTCTGCAAACTCCCTCACTCTTATGAACCTGTAAGGCTCATCAGGTCGTGACCAGTACTGCATTTGGTCTTTCTTTGATGTCACCTGCCAATGTAGTCATCGTTGAAGTATAAGACATGGAACATAATCGCTCATATAATTGTGTTCTTATCAATAAAGTCTTACCTCTTGAAGGAAATCAGCGACACCTTTTCTTGGAGGACATTTGAATCCCATGGTCTCAAAGAACTCCACGACGTGATCACGAGGGCCCTCGTAGATGATCTCACCTTCAGCAATGAGAATGATATCATCAAAGAGATTGAATGTCTCTGGCGCAGGCTGAAGGAGAGAGATCAGAGCTGTCCCATTGAAGATATGAACATAGTTTCTGAGGGAGTTCACAATCTGGTACGTCGTTGAGCTATCTAAACCAGTGGATATCTCGTCCATGAACAGAGCCCTCGACGGTCCAACCAGCATTTCACCAGTAGTGACACGCTTCTTTTGTCCTCCGGAGATACCTCTCAACATATCATCGCCGACCATAGTGTCTGCGCAGACCTCAAGCCCTAAGATCTGTAGAATATACAAAAGAGTTAAGATGATTTCAACTTTCAAGCATAAGACTTTCATAATTATCTTATAGAAAAGTCCTTACCTTGAGGATATAATCTGTCATCACATTTGTTTCTTCACCTGCTGTTGACAATGCCTGTAATGGAATAATTGTTATATAAGAGAACTGACATATTGACTCTTGAGGGAAGtaatataagttatataacTAACCTTCATGAAGACATCAATATCAGGGTCAGGTTTGATGtttgcttctttctctcttcttgccAATTCCGTCAACATATCTAATGCGTCACCAAAAAACTTCGATGGTTAGCAAAATCAACATACCGAATGGAATGTTTcgagaaaatagaaaacagaggACTTGTTAAAACTCACCATAACGCGAACCGACACCTTGGAAGCGAGCGGCAAAAGCAAAAGTCTCCCGAACAGTCATTTCACCTATATGAACATCGTTTTGGCCGATATACGCAGCGGTTCTTTGTGGCACAAACTCGTTCATTCCATGACCATTGTACGTCACTCTTCCAGTTTGCTACAAGAGCCAAGAATgaaattttataattgattcacacaaatcatatgaaaaatagagagagaggaaaagatGAGTGGTACCTTAAGTTCTTTATCAAGCTTTCCCGCCAAGGCAAGCAAGAGGGTCGTTTTGCCAGAACTTGGAGGACCCAAGAGCAGAGCCATCCTGCACAATTCAAAGATGGCCATTGCCTCATTGGTCAACAAGTTCAAGTATATTTTGACAATTTCTCAATAAAATGGTTTAAAGGGACTCTAAAGATTCACCTGCCAGGCTTGACGATTCCGCTGACGTCGTTGAGTATAGTgaacttcttcttttggttgGGAACAAGGTGCAGTGTATTCAAGAGTTTCTGTTAATATCATCCAAGAATCATCTGTTAGAGaaacattgttttttgtttgtttgaatacaaaagaaacaaatcagtAAATCTTACATCAGCAAAATTGGAGATGAAATTAACGAGCGTAGGTAAAGCTCTGCCTCCAACATGAACCTCTGCTTCAACTTTTAGATTATCAAACCGAACTTCTATAGTCGGAAGATCGATTCCAACTCTGTCATTTTCATAATTacatacaattatatattaagtCCTGAGATGAAtgatcaaaacaaaacagagcacaaGAAAACAGAGCTCCTCTGTTTTGATTGAAAGCTAAACTAAAAAAGGAtgagtttttatttctttataccTATCGGTACGTTGCTTGAGTTTCCATAGGAGCTTCTCATGCTCGTCGTCACCGACTTTGATGAGCCTCTCTAGTAGTTTC encodes the following:
- the LOC104755869 gene encoding ABC transporter G family member 40-like → MEGTSFQKASNSLRRNSSAWRKDSGMEIFSRSSREEDDEEALRWAALEKLPTFDRLRKGILTASHAGGAINEIDIQKLGFQDTKKLLERLIKVGDDEHEKLLWKLKQRTDRVGIDLPTIEVRFDNLKVEAEVHVGGRALPTLVNFISNFADKLLNTLHLVPNQKKKFTILNDVSGIVKPGRMALLLGPPSSGKTTLLLALAGKLDKELKQTGRVTYNGHGMNEFVPQRTAAYIGQNDVHIGEMTVRETFAFAARFQGVGSRYDMLTELARREKEANIKPDPDIDVFMKALSTAGEETNVMTDYILKILGLEVCADTMVGDDMLRGISGGQKKRVTTGEMLVGPSRALFMDEISTGLDSSTTYQIVNSLRNYVHIFNGTALISLLQPAPETFNLFDDIILIAEGEIIYEGPRDHVVEFFETMGFKCPPRKGVADFLQEVTSKKDQMQYWSRPDEPYRFIRVREFAEAFQSFHVGRRIGDELALPFDKKKSHPAALTTKKYGVGIKELLKTSFSREYLLMKRNSFVYYFKFGQLLVMAFLTMTLFFRTELQKKTVVDGSLYTGALFFVLMMLMFNGMSELSMTIAKLPVFYKQRDLLFYPAWVYSLPPWLLKIPISFIEAALTTFITYYVIGFDPNIGRLFKQYILLVLMNQMASGLFKMVAALGRNMIVANTFGAFAMLVFFALGGVVLAREDIKKWWIWGYWISPIMYGQNALMANEFFGHSWSRAVANSSETLGVTVLKSRGFLPHAYWYWIGTGALLGFVILFNFGFTVALTFLNSLGKPQAVMAEDPASDGNETELQSARTNGIAEVGANKKRGMVLPFEPHSITFDNVVYSVDMPQEMIEQGTQEDKLVLLKGVNGAFRPGVLTALMGVXXXXXXXXXXXLAGRKTGGYIDGNITISGYPKNQQTFARISGYCEQTDIHSPHVTVYESLVYSAWLRLPKEVDSNKRKMFIDEVMELVELTPLRQALVGLPGESGLSTEQRKRLTIAVELVANPSIIFMDEPTSGLDARAAAIVMRTVRNTVDTGRTVVCTIHQPSIDIFEAFDELFLLKRGGEEIYVGPLGHESTHLINYFESIQGISKITEGYNPATWMLEVSNTSQEAALGVDFAQLYKNSDLYKRNKELIKELSQPAPGSKDLYFPTQYSQSFWTQCMASLWKQHWSYWRNPPYTAVRFLFTIGIALMFGTMFWDLGGKTKTTQDLSNAMGSMYTAVLFLGLQNAASVQPVVNVERTVFYREQAAGMYSAMPYAFAQVFIEIPYVFVQAVVYGLIVYAMIGFEWTAVKFFWYLFFMYGSFLTFTFYGMMAVAMTPNHHIASVVSSAFYGIWNLFSGFLIPRPSMPVWWEWYYWLCPVAWTLYGLIASQFGDITEPMADGTTVKQFIKDFYGYREGFLGVVAAMNVIFPLLFAVIFAVGIKSFNFQKR